The following are from one region of the Paenibacillus sp. JZ16 genome:
- a CDS encoding DMT family transporter translates to MRGILFAFIGGACITLQGVANARISQDMGTWQAATVTQLTGFIMALVILLFVRDGSRQGFGQVKPLYLIGGALGAPIIFSEVTAIQNIGVTLTISALLIAQLFLTFLIDSNGWFGVVKKRMSLPHFIGIGMMIAGVVIIKL, encoded by the coding sequence GTGAGAGGAATCTTATTTGCATTCATTGGCGGTGCCTGCATTACGCTGCAGGGGGTGGCCAATGCCCGGATTAGCCAGGATATGGGCACATGGCAGGCTGCCACCGTTACGCAGTTGACCGGATTTATTATGGCTTTGGTCATTTTGCTGTTCGTCCGGGACGGAAGCAGACAAGGATTTGGACAAGTGAAGCCGCTCTATCTAATCGGGGGAGCCTTGGGGGCACCCATTATATTCAGTGAGGTGACAGCGATTCAGAATATCGGTGTCACATTAACGATATCCGCATTGTTGATTGCCCAGTTATTCTTAACGTTCCTGATTGACAGCAACGGATGGTTCGGCGTGGTGAAGAAGAGAATGAGCTTGCCTCACTTCATCGGGATTGGGATGATGATCGCCGGTGTCGTGATAATCAAATTATGA
- a CDS encoding WG repeat-containing protein — MSVNDQHLAQIAKAYLPSGAELVRIDKPIEHPAVIAADVTGDHILEIAGVSRFNEALYLFVLQYRNGGYEVVANVLGQGYAVHLLTAAPVLNPHMNQLIVGWQLGSIWSKLSIYAWTPEGLQDIAPADIYYSYIEIADMPGASGPDGQAEIALWIHDTGEAYRVEVVRWSQGALVTAPDVYPYYYPVVVRYYERLTQEHPDYSYYWYYLAEAQYRAGMPEAALVSVRKALTFAEPYPARETLLELEKRIKEMLASRGQSQQHVGLFPASVKTTNGTKWGYIDRSGNMVIEPKYDDAQDFQDNGLAIVGVKGKYGLIDRSDRFVVKPIYQFISPFSEHRATVIDEQGFKMINEQGVVLTRRGYPYIAELKEGRAVYYVTDNGSGDGANSRYGYLDSAGQEVIPAQYEEANDFVDGKAVVKIQDRHYALVDLHGRRLANYPFVYVGPPGDGLLAYQKDSTGKYGYIDEQGNIVIPPTYTSAFPFHHDRAIVNTAEDYKSKYGVINKQGEWVIQPEYNDIRDLNGDRFALGRAIDPAQPYIGSIYAIADWDGKRLSDFVYREVSEYKHGLASVYDAQQTYFIDRTGRPAPGYPQVNGSGSLTLEPGGLIKALVDQRLSYVDRSGHVIWKQNTVIPLQPPYKVMEEKYKPNPDYLVYYPQIEGMRDQAAQQTLNTKLKEMSQVKFIPENQQLDYTYTGDFDVIFYKQKLLELELNGYNYPFGAAHGMPTKVYAVINLENGRMYELKDLFKPGIDYVKELSRIVGKQIQEDPQYSYVFPDSYKGIAANQPFYVTEDALHLVFAPYEIAPYAAGFPTFTIPFAEIKDMINTESEFWSAFHS, encoded by the coding sequence ATGTCCGTTAATGATCAGCATTTGGCACAAATCGCTAAGGCTTATCTGCCAAGCGGTGCTGAACTTGTACGAATCGATAAACCTATAGAACATCCTGCGGTTATCGCAGCCGACGTAACGGGAGATCACATACTGGAGATTGCTGGTGTGTCCCGATTCAATGAAGCACTATATTTATTTGTGCTGCAGTACCGCAACGGCGGATATGAGGTCGTAGCCAATGTCTTGGGGCAGGGATATGCGGTTCATTTATTGACCGCGGCCCCGGTGTTGAACCCTCATATGAATCAATTGATCGTGGGATGGCAGCTCGGTTCCATCTGGTCAAAATTGTCGATATACGCTTGGACACCAGAGGGCCTCCAAGATATCGCACCTGCCGATATATATTACAGTTATATCGAAATTGCCGACATGCCAGGTGCTTCGGGTCCGGATGGTCAGGCTGAAATTGCGCTTTGGATTCACGATACAGGCGAAGCTTATCGAGTCGAGGTCGTCAGGTGGAGCCAAGGGGCCTTAGTCACTGCACCGGATGTATACCCCTATTATTATCCTGTCGTTGTTAGGTACTACGAGAGACTGACGCAAGAACATCCGGATTACTCATATTATTGGTATTACCTGGCGGAGGCACAGTATCGGGCCGGAATGCCGGAAGCAGCCCTTGTGTCGGTCCGCAAAGCACTTACGTTCGCAGAACCTTACCCGGCGCGCGAAACGCTGCTTGAACTTGAGAAACGGATCAAGGAGATGCTGGCAAGCAGAGGGCAGTCTCAGCAGCATGTCGGGTTATTTCCGGCATCCGTGAAAACGACGAACGGAACGAAATGGGGATACATTGATCGCAGCGGAAATATGGTCATTGAGCCGAAGTACGATGATGCACAGGATTTTCAGGACAATGGTCTCGCGATCGTAGGCGTGAAGGGGAAGTATGGCCTCATCGACAGGTCTGACCGTTTTGTAGTGAAGCCTATATATCAGTTCATCAGCCCGTTCTCGGAGCATCGAGCGACCGTGATCGATGAACAAGGTTTTAAGATGATTAACGAACAAGGAGTAGTTCTGACACGACGAGGTTATCCGTATATCGCAGAACTTAAAGAAGGAAGAGCGGTTTATTATGTAACCGATAATGGCAGTGGCGATGGCGCGAACAGCAGATACGGCTATTTAGATTCCGCAGGCCAAGAGGTAATCCCGGCGCAATATGAGGAAGCGAATGATTTTGTCGATGGCAAAGCTGTTGTGAAAATCCAAGACCGTCATTACGCGCTCGTTGATCTCCATGGCCGCCGATTGGCCAATTATCCATTCGTCTACGTCGGACCGCCCGGCGATGGCTTGCTTGCTTATCAGAAGGATAGCACTGGCAAATACGGCTATATCGACGAGCAGGGGAACATCGTCATTCCGCCGACCTATACTTCGGCATTTCCTTTTCATCATGACAGAGCCATCGTCAACACGGCTGAAGATTACAAGTCGAAGTATGGCGTCATTAATAAACAGGGCGAGTGGGTCATCCAACCGGAATATAACGATATTCGGGATTTGAATGGAGACCGGTTTGCGCTTGGACGTGCGATCGATCCTGCACAGCCGTATATCGGTTCGATCTATGCCATTGCGGATTGGGATGGAAAGAGGTTATCCGATTTTGTATACCGTGAAGTATCGGAATACAAGCACGGATTGGCATCTGTTTATGATGCACAGCAGACGTATTTTATTGATCGAACCGGCAGACCGGCGCCGGGGTATCCTCAAGTGAACGGCAGCGGTTCGCTCACGCTCGAACCAGGCGGGCTAATTAAGGCATTGGTCGATCAGCGGCTGTCTTACGTAGACCGGTCGGGTCACGTCATCTGGAAGCAGAACACGGTGATTCCGCTGCAACCACCTTATAAGGTAATGGAAGAAAAGTACAAACCCAATCCGGATTACTTGGTCTACTATCCACAGATCGAAGGTATGAGGGATCAGGCAGCTCAGCAAACGCTGAATACGAAGCTTAAAGAAATGTCACAGGTGAAATTCATTCCTGAGAATCAACAGCTTGATTACACGTATACAGGTGATTTTGACGTCATTTTCTACAAGCAGAAGCTCCTCGAACTAGAATTGAACGGCTATAACTATCCCTTCGGTGCCGCACATGGCATGCCAACCAAAGTTTACGCTGTGATCAACCTGGAGAACGGCAGGATGTATGAATTGAAGGACTTGTTTAAGCCTGGCATCGATTATGTGAAGGAGCTCAGCCGTATCGTTGGCAAGCAGATACAAGAGGATCCGCAGTATTCGTACGTATTCCCTGATAGCTACAAGGGAATTGCAGCAAACCAGCCCTTCTATGTAACCGAGGACGCGTTGCATCTGGTGTTTGCACCGTATGAGATCGCTCCTTACGCAGCGGGTTTTCCGACATTCACAATTCCTTTCGCTGAGATCAAGGACATGATCAATACGGAGAGTGAATTTTGGAGTGCGTTTCATTCCTGA
- a CDS encoding DMT family transporter: MIAGLVLALIAGSLVSLQNIFNNRVNEKTGSWSTTTLVLGMGFVASFGMSLVVEGKGTFSLHNMEPWYWISGLIGVGVVICLVQATRLLGATFAISIVMTSQLGFALLWDSLGWLGLEKVPFTMNQLIGVLVIVGGILVFKLGGKREQQETA; encoded by the coding sequence ATGATAGCAGGATTGGTATTGGCACTAATCGCGGGTTCATTGGTTAGTTTGCAGAATATTTTCAATAACAGAGTGAATGAGAAAACAGGCTCCTGGTCTACAACGACGTTGGTGTTAGGCATGGGCTTCGTGGCTTCGTTTGGCATGAGTCTTGTTGTAGAAGGCAAAGGGACGTTCTCCCTACATAACATGGAGCCTTGGTACTGGATTAGCGGGTTGATTGGGGTCGGCGTGGTGATTTGCCTGGTGCAGGCGACAAGGCTGCTCGGTGCCACATTCGCCATTTCGATTGTCATGACCTCGCAGCTCGGTTTTGCGTTGTTGTGGGACTCCCTGGGATGGTTAGGGTTAGAGAAGGTTCCGTTTACCATGAATCAGCTGATCGGTGTTCTTGTTATTGTTGGCGGGATTCTGGTATTTAAATTAGGCGGGAAACGGGAACAACAAGAGACGGCTTAG
- a CDS encoding MFS transporter, whose amino-acid sequence MVTFFLLIIYLAFISLGLPDSLLGVAWPAMQPEIGAAFESAGLLSMVVTGGTIVSSLVSGSLIERFGTGIVTFVSCLLTASALLGFSFAPSLFWLILLAIPLGLGAGAVDSGLNNYVANHYKAHHMSWLHCFWGVGATLGPIIMSYSMGTNDAWRDGYYTVSMLQFVLVFILLLTLPLWRIVAGKHQPQGMEELHTRNESTSGDEAAARKQGNPLQMKGVKFTLMAFLFYCGAEMTVGLWGASFLVGTRGLPLETAAVWVSMYYGGITVGRFITGFVTLKFNNLTLIRAGQMTAIAGAILLLLPLHPYLSLIGLVVIGLGLAPIFPCLLHETPARFGRAHSSRIMGYQMAVAYTGTTILPPLFGIVAAQISIGLFPVVILLFAVMMLLSSEKVNRILYKNGKSAV is encoded by the coding sequence GTGGTAACTTTTTTTCTTCTTATTATTTATTTGGCCTTTATTAGTTTAGGGCTTCCCGATTCCTTGCTTGGGGTCGCCTGGCCGGCCATGCAGCCGGAGATCGGCGCAGCCTTCGAATCCGCAGGGCTGCTATCCATGGTCGTAACCGGAGGCACCATTGTATCCAGCTTGGTCAGCGGAAGTTTGATTGAACGCTTCGGAACGGGTATCGTTACGTTTGTCAGCTGTTTGTTGACGGCGAGCGCGCTCCTCGGATTTTCGTTTGCGCCATCGCTGTTCTGGCTGATTTTGCTGGCGATTCCGCTTGGATTAGGTGCAGGGGCAGTCGATTCGGGGTTGAACAACTACGTGGCGAACCATTATAAGGCCCATCATATGAGCTGGCTGCACTGTTTCTGGGGCGTAGGCGCAACGTTAGGACCCATCATCATGTCTTATTCGATGGGGACCAACGATGCATGGAGAGACGGATATTATACCGTATCGATGCTGCAATTCGTGCTGGTCTTCATCCTGCTGCTCACGCTTCCGCTTTGGAGGATCGTGGCGGGCAAACATCAGCCCCAAGGCATGGAGGAACTTCATACGAGAAACGAATCAACGAGCGGTGATGAGGCTGCCGCACGCAAACAAGGAAACCCGCTTCAAATGAAAGGGGTTAAGTTTACTTTGATGGCCTTCTTGTTTTACTGCGGAGCGGAAATGACCGTCGGTTTATGGGGAGCGAGCTTTCTGGTCGGGACCAGAGGTTTACCGTTAGAAACAGCAGCAGTGTGGGTTTCCATGTATTATGGAGGCATCACGGTCGGCCGATTTATTACAGGATTCGTAACGCTGAAGTTCAACAACCTCACGCTTATCCGGGCCGGGCAGATGACAGCCATTGCAGGGGCCATCCTGTTATTGCTGCCGCTGCATCCCTATTTGTCCCTAATCGGTTTGGTTGTCATCGGACTCGGGCTTGCGCCTATATTTCCTTGTTTGCTGCATGAAACGCCGGCCCGCTTCGGCAGAGCCCACTCATCCAGAATTATGGGCTATCAGATGGCTGTAGCTTATACGGGCACCACGATACTGCCTCCGTTGTTTGGCATCGTTGCGGCTCAAATATCGATAGGTTTGTTCCCTGTCGTCATTCTATTGTTTGCCGTGATGATGCTGCTGAGCTCCGAGAAAGTTAACCGTATCCTTTATAAAAACGGGAAGAGCGCGGTTTGA
- a CDS encoding DUF2269 family protein: MTLWLFLHIAGCVLFLGNIITAAFWKIRADLKGDPAEVHNTVKNVMLADMVFTLPGLLLIIVSGVMMAVQAGYAMGGMNWLMASLILFGVTGILWAGFLIPLQKGMIRHSMQSIRDGVISAGYKRASTYWALGGTIATLLPIVILYFMVSKPF, translated from the coding sequence ATGACGCTGTGGTTATTTCTGCACATCGCCGGATGCGTATTATTTCTCGGTAATATCATTACGGCGGCATTCTGGAAAATAAGAGCTGACCTGAAAGGGGATCCGGCCGAAGTCCATAATACGGTTAAGAATGTTATGTTAGCCGATATGGTATTTACCCTGCCAGGTTTGCTGCTAATTATCGTCTCAGGCGTTATGATGGCTGTTCAAGCCGGATATGCAATGGGCGGAATGAACTGGCTGATGGCCTCATTGATTCTGTTTGGCGTTACGGGGATCCTGTGGGCAGGTTTTTTGATTCCGCTGCAAAAAGGAATGATTCGGCATAGCATGCAATCCATTAGGGATGGGGTCATTTCAGCCGGTTATAAAAGAGCTTCGACGTATTGGGCTTTAGGCGGGACAATAGCCACCCTGCTGCCCATTGTTATTTTATACTTCATGGTCAGCAAACCATTTTGA
- a CDS encoding NUDIX hydrolase, with protein MITEIDKIAWIHIAEGRILGARSKGKDTYYLPGGKREPGESDIDTLVREIQEELSVRINPETAAHAGSFRAGAHGKSEGVRVTMSCYTAEYEGELSPASEIDELAWLTYKDRERVSEVCQMIFDHLHELKKLAD; from the coding sequence ATGATAACGGAGATTGACAAAATCGCCTGGATCCACATCGCGGAAGGACGCATATTGGGCGCTCGTTCCAAAGGAAAGGATACGTACTACTTGCCGGGAGGAAAGCGAGAACCTGGGGAATCCGATATCGACACGCTGGTGCGGGAAATCCAGGAGGAACTGTCCGTTCGTATCAATCCGGAGACCGCGGCGCATGCTGGCAGCTTCCGCGCTGGCGCTCACGGCAAATCGGAGGGCGTTCGAGTAACGATGTCCTGTTACACGGCGGAGTATGAAGGAGAGTTAAGCCCGGCTTCGGAAATTGATGAATTGGCTTGGCTAACGTACAAGGATCGGGAGCGGGTCTCTGAGGTCTGCCAGATGATCTTCGATCATCTGCATGAATTGAAGAAGCTGGCTGATTAA
- a CDS encoding Crp/Fnr family transcriptional regulator, translated as MKEIHNAELMQHFLLSNQIQSVFHDDLMPYLVLYHFDQGDIVCTQGEPAEMLYILVQGKIKIFTTSAEGKALVLSFKTPLEVIGDIEYIQGNPLINTVQAISSVYMIGVHYRWLRKYGQEHPPLLQFLLRIITRKFYIKSNFLSFNLLHPVEVRLASYLLSVSDEESGTFAANDPAAYNLTDIANLLGTSYRHLNRVILKFSQEGLIERRKGFILIKDREALTSVAGGNIYEE; from the coding sequence GTGAAGGAAATTCATAATGCGGAGCTCATGCAGCATTTTTTGCTGAGCAACCAGATCCAGTCCGTATTTCACGATGATTTAATGCCATATCTGGTGTTATATCACTTCGATCAGGGCGACATCGTCTGCACGCAAGGCGAGCCGGCCGAGATGCTGTATATCCTGGTTCAAGGGAAGATTAAAATCTTCACGACCTCCGCAGAAGGCAAGGCGCTTGTTCTATCTTTTAAAACACCGCTTGAGGTGATCGGAGATATTGAATACATTCAAGGCAATCCGTTGATCAATACGGTACAGGCCATATCATCTGTGTATATGATCGGCGTGCATTATCGCTGGCTTCGCAAATACGGACAGGAGCATCCGCCGCTGCTGCAATTTTTGCTGCGGATCATTACGCGGAAGTTTTATATTAAATCCAATTTCTTGAGTTTTAATTTGCTGCATCCGGTTGAGGTGCGACTGGCCAGCTATCTATTATCCGTATCTGACGAAGAGTCAGGCACGTTCGCTGCCAACGATCCGGCCGCTTACAATCTGACGGATATCGCGAATCTGCTCGGCACCAGCTACCGGCATTTAAACCGGGTGATTCTGAAGTTCAGTCAAGAAGGGCTGATCGAGCGCCGCAAGGGGTTCATTCTGATTAAAGATCGGGAAGCGTTGACGAGTGTAGCGGGAGGCAACATCTACGAAGAATGA
- a CDS encoding DoxX family protein, with the protein MIPFIAMLVSLLLFRTLGFAGWEYMNDWVISLRFAVAVLLLLTASAHWGKRRPDLIAMIPPGIPKAALMVTITGVLELAGAMLILIPATTAWASAGLALMLIAMFPANVYAANHHLSLGGKPVTPIVPRTFLQIVFLAAVLMAGWLPPQG; encoded by the coding sequence ATGATTCCGTTTATAGCCATGTTGGTTTCGCTTCTTTTGTTTCGGACGCTCGGCTTTGCAGGCTGGGAGTATATGAATGACTGGGTCATCTCACTCAGATTTGCGGTTGCGGTCCTGTTACTGCTAACGGCTTCTGCCCACTGGGGAAAACGAAGACCCGATTTAATCGCCATGATCCCGCCAGGAATACCGAAGGCTGCGCTCATGGTTACCATCACCGGTGTGCTGGAGCTTGCAGGCGCGATGCTCATCCTTATTCCGGCTACAACAGCATGGGCCTCTGCCGGTCTGGCGCTGATGCTGATCGCCATGTTTCCCGCCAATGTATACGCAGCAAATCACCATTTGTCACTTGGCGGTAAGCCGGTCACTCCAATCGTACCGAGAACGTTTCTCCAAATCGTGTTTCTGGCAGCGGTTCTCATGGCGGGCTGGCTTCCACCTCAAGGGTAA
- a CDS encoding TetR/AcrR family transcriptional regulator, whose translation MKQEERREQTKRILLEATEDLIREQGCSQTTLNDIMKRSGLSKGAIFHYVSSKDELFVHVLRAKLAEQNEQFMSEVNKQGDIKQFDGPMNTITNSMSRLESRDDVSNLIFMYLIGKSDQPEIADIVAGFYREATATSKLWIVTGQEAGVIPESIDAERTAELFELLSFGLRMRGLIGVNSHAFSTKDYAEFIIDILRPGHRKEGKDGL comes from the coding sequence GTGAAGCAGGAAGAAAGGCGAGAGCAAACCAAGCGAATACTGCTTGAAGCCACGGAAGACCTGATTAGGGAGCAAGGCTGCAGCCAAACCACCCTTAATGACATCATGAAGCGTTCCGGTTTGTCTAAAGGCGCCATATTTCATTATGTTTCAAGTAAGGATGAGTTGTTTGTGCACGTATTACGGGCTAAGCTTGCCGAGCAGAACGAGCAGTTCATGAGCGAAGTGAACAAGCAAGGGGATATCAAACAGTTTGACGGACCGATGAATACCATTACCAACAGCATGTCGAGACTGGAAAGTCGTGATGATGTCAGCAACCTGATCTTCATGTACCTGATTGGCAAAAGCGATCAGCCCGAAATCGCCGACATTGTGGCTGGCTTCTATAGGGAAGCGACAGCCACTTCGAAGCTATGGATTGTCACAGGCCAGGAAGCAGGGGTTATACCGGAATCCATCGATGCGGAACGCACCGCCGAGCTGTTCGAGCTGTTGTCGTTCGGACTGCGGATGCGGGGGCTTATCGGTGTAAATAGTCATGCATTCAGCACGAAGGATTATGCCGAATTCATCATCGATATTCTCCGGCCCGGGCACCGGAAAGAGGGGAAGGATGGCTTATGA
- a CDS encoding MDR family MFS transporter, which produces MQIRLWDNNLKVRLLGEALFNMLFWMYFPFITVYFGAALGNHIAGILMTVPPIFSIIGSLLGGALADRLGRRPIMLLGASLQTVMFALFALSPSHWIDYAAFIGIGFGGAIYRPASSAMVADLVPVEERRQVFATFMTANNLGAVLGPALGAIFFFQYRQELLWSCSFVLLIYFIAIYFIVQETLPAPAKRTKPTGSILQVFKEQWKGYGVIFRDKVFLVYILAGIFALVAIMQLDLYLAVYVIDYVPSQALFSWNGHSLMLSSTEILGWVLGLNGLLFVLFILPVTKWFRDWKERDVFVLSSLLSGVGTFALGLNTNIWFLFFVTIIFTFGEMVRSPVTQSFISRYAPEHARGQYMGADSLQFTIGRFLAPVTVFLSSWLQPMGIFSIILLSALISVVLYILLFRMYEEKKDAA; this is translated from the coding sequence GTGCAAATTCGATTATGGGATAACAACTTAAAGGTTCGATTATTGGGTGAAGCGCTGTTCAATATGCTGTTTTGGATGTACTTTCCCTTCATAACGGTTTATTTCGGAGCGGCTTTAGGCAATCATATCGCGGGAATCCTCATGACGGTTCCGCCGATATTCAGCATCATCGGCAGCTTGCTCGGCGGCGCATTAGCCGATCGGCTGGGACGCCGCCCCATCATGCTGCTTGGCGCCTCGCTGCAGACGGTCATGTTTGCGCTGTTCGCGCTGTCGCCTTCGCACTGGATCGATTATGCCGCATTTATCGGCATCGGATTCGGGGGCGCCATCTATAGGCCTGCCAGCTCCGCGATGGTAGCCGATCTGGTTCCGGTTGAAGAACGCCGGCAGGTATTTGCAACGTTCATGACGGCGAACAACTTGGGAGCCGTGCTTGGTCCGGCGCTTGGGGCCATTTTCTTTTTTCAGTATCGGCAAGAGCTTCTGTGGTCTTGTTCCTTCGTCTTACTGATCTATTTTATCGCCATTTACTTCATCGTTCAGGAAACCCTGCCGGCGCCTGCAAAACGCACGAAGCCGACAGGTTCGATTCTTCAGGTATTCAAGGAACAGTGGAAGGGATATGGCGTCATTTTTCGAGATAAGGTGTTTTTGGTGTACATACTGGCGGGGATTTTTGCTCTTGTGGCCATCATGCAGCTGGATCTGTATTTGGCTGTATATGTGATCGATTATGTACCATCCCAGGCGCTGTTCTCCTGGAATGGGCATTCGCTTATGCTTTCGAGCACGGAGATATTAGGGTGGGTGCTGGGGCTTAACGGGCTCTTGTTCGTTCTCTTTATTCTCCCGGTCACCAAGTGGTTTCGGGATTGGAAGGAGCGTGACGTATTCGTACTGTCTTCCCTGTTATCCGGAGTAGGCACTTTTGCACTCGGGCTGAACACAAACATCTGGTTCCTATTCTTTGTAACCATTATTTTCACTTTCGGCGAAATGGTCCGTTCCCCCGTGACGCAAAGCTTTATCAGCCGTTATGCTCCGGAGCATGCAAGAGGACAGTATATGGGAGCTGACAGCTTACAGTTTACGATCGGAAGATTTCTGGCACCAGTGACGGTCTTTCTGTCCTCTTGGCTGCAGCCTATGGGTATATTCAGCATTATCTTGCTATCGGCATTAATCAGTGTGGTGCTGTATATCCTGCTATTTCGAATGTATGAAGAAAAAAAAGACGCAGCATAA
- a CDS encoding Bcr/CflA family efflux MFS transporter: MLHNPTGKERLGLALLLSLLGILGPFNIDMYLPSFPDIADDLSARASLVQLSLTSCLIGLAAGQIIVGPISDAQGRRRPLLISLALFALSSLFCALAPDITTLIIARFLQGFTAAAGLVISRAVVRDVFSGRELTKFFALLSVINAVAPMVAPMSGGAILLMPGASWHSIFYFLSLFGAVIVLIVAFRLKETLPRERRTPSSLTHSVRTMGSLFKDRSFIGYALTVGFIHGGSFAYVSGTPFVYQGIYGVSPQVFSVLFGINGIAIISGSFIIGRFGGIIHERNLLRIGVIVSVSATFLLLIMTMLRGPLAIIVILIFMYMVTIGMVATSTFTLAMEKQGHRAGSASAVIGLLPLMLGSILSPLVGIDESTAVPMGAILFFTSVLGAASFFKLTKPQGSPVES, encoded by the coding sequence ATGCTTCATAACCCGACAGGAAAAGAACGCCTCGGATTAGCCTTGCTCCTCAGCTTGCTTGGCATATTAGGACCGTTCAATATCGATATGTATTTGCCGAGCTTTCCCGACATTGCCGATGATTTAAGCGCGCGGGCGTCGCTCGTACAGCTTAGCTTGACATCCTGTCTGATCGGCCTTGCGGCTGGCCAAATCATTGTGGGACCGATCAGCGATGCGCAAGGAAGAAGAAGACCGCTGCTCATATCGCTTGCCTTGTTTGCTCTTTCTTCCTTATTCTGTGCATTGGCACCCGATATTACGACCCTTATCATCGCCAGATTCTTGCAGGGATTTACGGCAGCTGCCGGCCTTGTCATCTCGCGCGCCGTAGTAAGGGATGTGTTCAGCGGTCGCGAGCTTACGAAGTTTTTTGCCTTATTATCCGTCATTAATGCGGTTGCCCCTATGGTTGCACCGATGTCCGGTGGAGCCATTTTGCTTATGCCGGGTGCAAGTTGGCATTCGATCTTTTATTTTTTAAGCTTGTTCGGTGCAGTCATCGTATTGATCGTCGCTTTTCGGTTGAAGGAAACCTTGCCGCGGGAGAGAAGAACGCCAAGCTCCCTTACCCATTCCGTGCGTACGATGGGAAGCTTGTTCAAAGATCGATCCTTTATCGGATATGCGTTGACAGTGGGCTTTATTCACGGAGGGAGCTTTGCTTACGTTTCGGGGACGCCGTTTGTATACCAAGGAATTTACGGTGTGTCACCGCAGGTATTTAGCGTGCTGTTCGGAATCAATGGAATCGCCATTATTTCGGGGAGCTTTATTATTGGTCGTTTTGGCGGCATCATCCATGAGCGGAATTTGCTTCGAATCGGGGTCATCGTCTCCGTAAGTGCAACCTTCCTGCTCCTGATCATGACGATGCTCAGAGGGCCTCTCGCGATCATTGTCATCTTGATCTTTATGTATATGGTTACAATCGGCATGGTGGCTACCAGCACATTTACGCTGGCCATGGAGAAACAAGGTCATCGGGCAGGAAGCGCAAGTGCTGTCATTGGTTTGCTGCCCTTGATGCTTGGTTCGATTTTGTCACCGCTGGTCGGTATTGACGAATCCACAGCTGTGCCGATGGGGGCCATATTGTTCTTCACTTCCGTGTTGGGCGCGGCATCATTCTTCAAATTGACGAAACCACAGGGGAGTCCAGTGGAAAGCTGA